A section of the Deltaproteobacteria bacterium genome encodes:
- a CDS encoding rhodanese-like domain-containing protein produces MPARSFFGRLVDRVTGRAEARLREEEQKLARERERLRQEEQARLDDEMRRRIPPVDEIIIAPADATEKWAAGAFVLDVREPYETAHGIVPAARVIPVGQLERRLDEIPADREIVIYCAAGVRSLDAACLLYMRGFTRVYSVDGGISRWRPA; encoded by the coding sequence ATGCCAGCCCGCAGCTTTTTCGGACGCCTCGTGGACCGCGTGACTGGCCGGGCCGAGGCGCGCCTGCGCGAGGAGGAACAGAAACTCGCCCGCGAGCGCGAACGGCTCCGGCAGGAAGAGCAGGCGCGGCTGGACGATGAGATGCGACGGCGGATTCCGCCCGTGGACGAGATCATCATCGCGCCGGCCGATGCCACCGAGAAGTGGGCGGCCGGGGCGTTTGTGCTCGATGTGCGCGAGCCCTACGAAACCGCCCACGGCATTGTCCCGGCCGCCAGGGTGATACCCGTCGGCCAGCTGGAGCGGCGGCTGGACGAGATCCCCGCCGACCGCGAGATCGTCATCTACTGCGCCGCCGGGGTGCGTTCGCTCGATGCCGCCTGCCTGCTCTACATGCGTGGGTTCACCCGCGTCTACTCGGTGGACGGCGGCATCTCCCGCTGGCGCCCGGCCTGA
- a CDS encoding gamma carbonic anhydrase family protein — MPKLADNAWVEDSAQVIGDVELAEESSVWFNCVLRGDVEPIRIGRRTNIQDLSMIHSNSGQGFVTTIGEDCTVGHHVVLHGVRIGNRVLVGMGAVLLDGVVVGDDCLIGAGSLVTPGTVIPAGSLVMGSPARVKRPLEDRERQRIIMTPPHYHRTAMEYLASGTGVSGRTLREAAGEGKQFRAG; from the coding sequence ATGCCGAAGCTGGCCGACAATGCCTGGGTGGAGGATTCCGCCCAGGTGATCGGCGACGTGGAACTGGCCGAGGAGAGCTCGGTCTGGTTCAACTGCGTGCTGAGGGGCGACGTGGAGCCGATCCGGATCGGGCGGCGCACGAACATCCAGGACCTGTCCATGATCCACTCCAACAGCGGGCAGGGTTTCGTGACCACCATTGGCGAGGACTGCACGGTGGGGCATCATGTGGTGCTTCATGGAGTCCGGATCGGCAACCGCGTCCTGGTCGGCATGGGAGCGGTGCTGCTGGACGGAGTGGTGGTCGGCGACGACTGCCTGATTGGGGCCGGGTCGCTCGTGACGCCCGGGACGGTCATTCCGGCCGGGTCGCTCGTCATGGGTTCGCCTGCCCGCGTGAAACGGCCCCTTGAAGACCGGGAGCGCCAGCGGATAATAATGACGCCGCCCCACTACCACCGGACCGCGATGGAATATCTGGCATCCGGTACCGGAGTGAGCGGCCGGACCCTCCGCGAGGCGGCCGGGGAAGGAAAGCAGTTCCGTGCCGGTTAA
- the miaB gene encoding tRNA (N6-isopentenyl adenosine(37)-C2)-methylthiotransferase MiaB, with translation MTRPQKVYLETHGCQMNVRDSETILGLLEQHGWGFASEPETADLILINTCSVRDRAEQKTYSELGKYRLLKSRNPELLVGMAGCVAQQAGAEALARVKGLDLVCGTHNIHELPGMIGERRATGHPVVRANFTYDDERIFQSPVRPSERKVTAFVNVSIGCDHQCTYCIVPATRGSEMSRRPEDILAEVRGLVEQGVREVTLLGQNVNSYGKQFAGGTGFGGLLRLVAAVEGLERVRFTTSHPADVQRDLVEVMAAEPKVMPHIHLPVQSGSDRVLRRMKREYSRERYLEVVGWFREAVPGIAITTDIITGFPGETDADFEATISLVEEVRFDSLFSFAYSPRPGTPALKLDRELPPEVGAERLQRVQKLAAEIADEKLAAMVGSGQPVLFEGPSRQAENELMGRTPSNIAVNVPAPLWRTGRTSTVRITQKMAHTLRGEITGAGEGDQAA, from the coding sequence ATGACGCGCCCACAGAAGGTCTATCTGGAGACCCACGGCTGCCAGATGAACGTTCGGGATTCGGAGACGATTCTCGGACTTCTGGAGCAGCACGGCTGGGGGTTTGCTTCCGAGCCGGAGACGGCCGACCTCATTCTCATCAACACCTGCTCGGTGCGCGACCGCGCCGAGCAGAAGACCTACTCGGAACTGGGCAAATACCGGCTGCTGAAAAGCCGGAACCCGGAACTCCTCGTCGGCATGGCCGGTTGCGTCGCCCAGCAGGCAGGTGCCGAGGCCCTGGCTCGGGTGAAGGGTCTCGACCTTGTCTGCGGGACGCACAATATCCACGAACTGCCCGGCATGATTGGCGAGCGCCGCGCCACCGGACACCCGGTGGTGCGCGCCAACTTCACCTACGACGACGAGAGGATATTCCAGTCGCCCGTCCGCCCGTCGGAGCGGAAGGTGACGGCCTTCGTGAATGTGTCGATCGGCTGCGATCACCAGTGCACCTACTGTATCGTCCCCGCCACACGCGGGTCGGAGATGTCCCGGCGGCCGGAAGACATTCTCGCCGAAGTGCGCGGCCTCGTGGAGCAGGGAGTCCGCGAGGTGACGCTGCTCGGCCAGAACGTGAATTCCTACGGAAAGCAGTTTGCCGGCGGGACCGGTTTCGGCGGGCTGCTCCGTCTCGTTGCCGCCGTGGAGGGACTGGAGCGCGTCCGGTTCACCACGTCCCACCCGGCCGACGTGCAGCGCGATCTCGTGGAGGTGATGGCGGCGGAACCGAAGGTGATGCCGCACATCCACCTTCCGGTGCAGTCGGGCTCGGACCGGGTGCTCCGGCGGATGAAGCGCGAATACAGCCGCGAGCGGTATCTTGAGGTGGTGGGCTGGTTCCGCGAGGCGGTGCCGGGCATTGCCATCACGACGGATATCATCACCGGCTTCCCCGGAGAGACGGACGCCGATTTCGAGGCGACGATATCGCTGGTGGAGGAAGTGCGGTTCGATTCGCTGTTCTCGTTCGCCTACAGTCCCCGGCCCGGCACCCCGGCGCTGAAGCTCGATCGCGAGCTGCCGCCGGAAGTGGGGGCCGAACGGCTCCAGCGTGTGCAGAAGCTGGCGGCGGAGATCGCCGACGAAAAGCTGGCCGCGATGGTGGGTTCCGGCCAGCCGGTCCTCTTTGAAGGCCCGTCCCGGCAGGCGGAAAACGAGCTGATGGGCCGGACGCCGTCGAATATCGCTGTCAATGTCCCGGCGCCGCTCTGGCGGACAGGCCGGACCTCCACGGTCCGTATCACGCAGAAGATGGCGCATACGCTCCGGGGGGAGATCACGGGAGCAGGCGAAGGAGACCAGGCCGCATGA
- a CDS encoding bifunctional nuclease family protein: protein MKRRMEVAGLAMDPVTRSPVMILRDPETQAGVPIWIGPFEADSIRMILDAQPGPRPVTHDLFADALRRLNAKIVRVEITALKENTYFAAVFVEAGGREVELDSRPSDAVALAVRFDAPVYMSQQVFEAARIPMGDIEEEEDEGDGEDAPAPEAQPAPTGSSGSQPATPEPEEQAVRFDDSNKDKWTELLEKLKPEHLSKYKM, encoded by the coding sequence ATGAAACGACGAATGGAAGTGGCCGGGCTGGCCATGGATCCCGTGACCCGTTCGCCGGTGATGATCCTGCGCGACCCGGAGACGCAGGCCGGCGTGCCGATCTGGATCGGCCCGTTCGAGGCCGATTCGATCCGCATGATCCTGGACGCGCAGCCGGGGCCGCGCCCGGTGACGCATGATCTTTTCGCCGATGCGCTCAGGCGGCTGAACGCCAAGATCGTCCGCGTCGAGATCACCGCGCTCAAGGAAAACACCTATTTCGCGGCCGTATTCGTCGAGGCCGGCGGACGCGAGGTGGAACTCGACTCCCGGCCCTCGGATGCCGTGGCGCTGGCCGTCCGGTTTGATGCCCCGGTCTACATGAGCCAGCAGGTGTTCGAGGCGGCCAGGATCCCGATGGGCGACATCGAGGAAGAAGAGGACGAAGGCGACGGCGAGGATGCGCCGGCTCCGGAGGCGCAGCCGGCGCCGACCGGTTCCTCCGGTTCACAACCCGCAACGCCGGAGCCCGAGGAACAGGCCGTCCGGTTTGACGATTCCAACAAGGACAAGTGGACCGAACTGCTTGAAAAGCTCAAGCCCGAGCACCTGTCGAAATACAAGATGTAG
- a CDS encoding phosphatidate cytidylyltransferase has translation MTDTPHTPHTPETLPQSRLVEAIESQPGADYPIGRAQLPDAAKKKSDLKARVATAIVLVPVIILGIIKGGAIWTAIVAVVAAAATWEFFNFMDAKGLRGSKGTGMVGSLALVFGASFSNEYFSTLILTVIMLTGFTRQLRKREISAAITGSAVTVFGVIYVGWLTSHLVWLRNIGSELQVKYFANAAGAAHAAPGFADIGMYFLFMGVAATFLADTGGYFFGRAFGRHKLAPSISPKKTWEGFVGQIVGAIAGATAARFVFTTWIFGDAPYSADFPYTHCVILGVLVAVLGLIGDLYESMLKRDAQVKDASGLLPGHGGFLDRLDSINFAIPMTYYYVKLYYYWVFSPRTESDLRDLADYLARYVSGN, from the coding sequence ATGACCGACACGCCCCACACGCCCCATACGCCGGAGACGCTGCCGCAGTCACGGCTCGTCGAAGCGATCGAATCGCAGCCTGGCGCCGACTACCCGATCGGCCGCGCCCAGCTCCCGGATGCGGCGAAAAAGAAGAGCGACCTGAAGGCCCGTGTCGCCACGGCCATCGTGCTGGTGCCGGTCATCATTCTCGGGATCATCAAGGGCGGGGCGATCTGGACGGCTATCGTCGCCGTGGTCGCGGCTGCCGCCACCTGGGAGTTTTTCAACTTCATGGATGCCAAGGGGCTCCGGGGGTCGAAGGGCACCGGCATGGTGGGGAGTCTCGCGCTCGTTTTCGGGGCGTCGTTCTCGAACGAGTATTTCTCGACGCTGATCCTCACGGTCATCATGCTGACCGGGTTCACCCGGCAGCTGAGGAAGCGCGAGATATCGGCGGCCATCACGGGATCGGCAGTCACGGTGTTCGGCGTGATCTATGTCGGCTGGCTGACGTCGCACCTGGTCTGGCTGCGGAACATCGGCAGCGAGCTGCAGGTGAAATACTTCGCCAACGCGGCGGGTGCGGCGCATGCAGCCCCGGGTTTCGCCGACATTGGCATGTATTTCCTGTTCATGGGTGTCGCGGCGACGTTCCTGGCCGACACGGGCGGATACTTCTTCGGCCGCGCCTTCGGGCGCCACAAGCTCGCGCCCAGCATTTCCCCCAAAAAGACGTGGGAAGGATTCGTGGGGCAGATCGTGGGAGCGATCGCCGGTGCCACGGCCGCCCGGTTCGTCTTCACCACCTGGATATTCGGCGATGCCCCCTATAGCGCAGATTTCCCCTACACCCATTGTGTCATCCTGGGCGTACTGGTTGCGGTGCTGGGACTGATCGGCGACCTGTACGAGTCGATGCTGAAGCGTGACGCGCAGGTGAAGGACGCCTCTGGCCTGCTCCCCGGACACGGGGGGTTCCTGGACCGTCTCGATTCGATCAATTTCGCGATCCCCATGACCTACTACTACGTGAAGCTCTACTATTACTGGGTGTTCTCGCCGCGGACCGAGTCCGATCTGCGGGATCTGGCCGACTATCTCGCCCGGTACGTGAGCGGGAACTAG
- a CDS encoding SRPBCC family protein yields the protein MAFHRDFTDFTNEIDAPAGEIFAFFKRIEEWPSWTRAIRKTKRTDTGDWRVGYRFTMHASFAPAIPLRITMHEYEEHRLIGWGVKWPLGLLTVIHRFHFEPLGPGRCRIRNHEFAEGLLAPLMVPLKGMIDRFDRQWADDLEAKFRKRNAA from the coding sequence ATGGCGTTTCACAGGGACTTTACCGACTTCACCAACGAGATTGACGCTCCGGCCGGGGAGATCTTCGCCTTCTTCAAGCGGATCGAGGAGTGGCCCAGCTGGACGCGGGCGATCCGCAAGACGAAACGCACCGACACGGGCGACTGGCGTGTGGGTTACCGGTTCACCATGCACGCCAGCTTTGCCCCGGCCATTCCGCTCAGGATCACCATGCATGAGTACGAGGAGCACCGGCTGATCGGCTGGGGGGTCAAGTGGCCGCTCGGCCTGCTCACGGTCATCCACCGGTTCCACTTCGAGCCGCTCGGTCCCGGCCGCTGCCGCATCCGCAACCACGAGTTCGCCGAGGGGCTGCTCGCGCCGCTCATGGTCCCGCTGAAGGGCATGATCGACCGGTTCGACCGCCAGTGGGCGGATGATCTCGAAGCGAAGTTCCGCAAGCGCAATGCCGCCTGA
- a CDS encoding MoxR family ATPase, with protein MFKSIDEVGKKLADQNYISDKRISTVIFLAAKLGKPVLIEGPAGVGKTDLSKVVAAALGRELVRLQCYEGLDEAKALYEWEYAKQLLYTQILKDKISEVVGSARSLTEAVDSLGKQDDVFFSERFLLPRPLLQAISSEKPVVLLVDEIDKADPEFEAFLLEVLSDFQVTVPELGSIKARHQPLVFLTSNNTRELSDALKRRCLHLFIDYPEKSRELEIVRLKVPEASAKLANEVVDFVGELRKKDLKKIPSISETLDWARALTVLNARSLGDEVVKDTLSAILKYEGDVLKAQKEMASYIERQKAKAAVTDKDAPSGDPRKDFLN; from the coding sequence GTGTTCAAATCGATTGACGAGGTGGGCAAGAAGCTCGCCGACCAGAACTACATTTCCGACAAACGCATTTCGACGGTCATCTTCCTGGCCGCGAAACTGGGCAAGCCGGTCCTGATCGAGGGCCCCGCCGGCGTGGGTAAAACGGACCTGTCGAAGGTCGTGGCCGCCGCGCTGGGACGCGAACTGGTCCGGCTCCAGTGTTACGAGGGGCTGGACGAGGCGAAGGCCCTTTACGAATGGGAATACGCCAAGCAGCTTCTCTACACGCAGATCCTCAAGGACAAGATCAGCGAGGTGGTGGGCAGCGCCAGGAGTCTCACCGAGGCGGTGGACAGCCTGGGTAAGCAGGACGACGTTTTCTTCAGCGAGCGGTTCCTGCTCCCCCGGCCCCTGTTGCAGGCGATCTCGTCCGAGAAACCGGTCGTGCTGCTGGTGGACGAGATCGACAAGGCTGACCCGGAGTTCGAGGCGTTCCTGCTGGAAGTCCTGTCCGACTTCCAGGTGACGGTGCCCGAACTGGGATCCATCAAGGCCAGGCACCAGCCGCTCGTGTTCCTCACGTCGAACAACACGCGCGAGCTCTCGGACGCGCTGAAGCGCCGCTGCCTGCACCTCTTTATCGACTACCCGGAGAAGTCCCGCGAGCTGGAGATCGTACGGCTGAAGGTTCCCGAGGCGAGCGCCAAGCTGGCCAATGAAGTCGTCGATTTCGTGGGCGAGCTGCGGAAGAAGGATCTGAAGAAGATCCCGTCCATCTCGGAGACGCTCGACTGGGCCCGTGCGCTCACCGTCCTGAACGCCAGGTCGCTCGGCGACGAGGTGGTGAAGGACACGCTCTCGGCGATCCTCAAGTACGAAGGCGATGTCCTCAAGGCGCAGAAGGAAATGGCCTCCTATATCGAGCGGCAGAAGGCCAAGGCGGCCGTTACTGACAAGGACGCGCCGAGTGGAGATCCGCGCAAGGACTTCCTGAACTAG
- a CDS encoding TraR/DksA C4-type zinc finger protein, which yields MAKTESTKLSKTDQKRFLEQLEAERQRIIQLAAEATDEEKNSTTDDLQDEVDVATNEVSKAIIHKLRDRERTLLSKIDLAIERMNKGTYNTCESCGGPIGLKRLEARPVTTLCITCKEEQERGERDMAG from the coding sequence ATGGCCAAGACCGAATCGACCAAACTGAGCAAGACCGACCAGAAACGCTTCCTGGAGCAGCTTGAAGCCGAGCGCCAGCGGATCATCCAGCTCGCCGCCGAGGCGACCGACGAAGAGAAGAACTCCACGACCGATGACCTGCAGGACGAGGTGGACGTCGCCACCAACGAGGTGAGCAAGGCGATCATCCACAAGCTGCGCGACCGCGAGCGGACGCTGCTCTCGAAGATCGATCTCGCCATCGAGCGGATGAACAAGGGCACCTACAACACCTGCGAATCCTGCGGCGGACCGATCGGCCTGAAGCGTCTTGAGGCCCGGCCCGTCACCACGCTCTGCATCACCTGCAAGGAAGAGCAGGAGCGCGGCGAGCGGGACATGGCCGGCTGA
- a CDS encoding VWA domain-containing protein: MDDVLVDFLNVLRKNGVRVSLSESVDALESARLIGIQDRVPFRDALRASVVKRHVDIATYDELFDLFFSGVGELMGDSQEAGPGGDGPPVDMEKFLEALGEAMGELANELDELTISLVRNDRGTLDRLLRQAGEEAEVREIETILQIGVFTQRIRQRLNLDRVEDSLGKIREQMKARGLSNELVEEGFRRLDERLERFREAVRKYVERQLELENFDQVEKFKNELLFQKSFYSLNQEDQRRMREIVQRLAERLKSVVQARRKKMKRGKFDAKRTFRKNIQYGGVPFRLVFNDRIIDKPELVILCDISDSVRSMSRFFLQFIYSIQSVFTRVRSYIFVAELGEITPLFKNQDVSGAIEEALWGDIINPYTHSDYGMALKIFHRDHFHVVNDKSHVIVIGDGRNNYNAPNEWVLKDIKQRAKSVTWLNPEGRGNWGFGDSEMFRYLPHVTRAEVVGNLNDLVSVVDRIVIEGFR; this comes from the coding sequence ATGGACGACGTGCTGGTCGATTTCCTCAACGTGCTCCGCAAGAACGGGGTCCGGGTGAGCCTGTCCGAATCGGTGGATGCGCTGGAGTCGGCCCGGCTGATCGGAATCCAGGACCGGGTGCCGTTCCGCGACGCGCTCCGGGCATCGGTCGTCAAGCGCCACGTGGATATCGCCACCTACGACGAGCTGTTCGACCTGTTCTTTTCCGGGGTCGGCGAGCTCATGGGCGATTCCCAGGAAGCCGGTCCCGGCGGGGACGGGCCGCCGGTGGACATGGAAAAGTTCCTGGAGGCGCTCGGCGAGGCGATGGGGGAACTGGCGAACGAGCTGGACGAACTGACCATCTCGCTCGTCCGCAACGACCGCGGCACGCTGGACCGGCTGCTCCGGCAGGCGGGCGAGGAGGCCGAGGTCCGCGAGATCGAGACGATCCTCCAGATCGGCGTCTTCACCCAGCGGATCCGCCAGCGGCTCAACCTGGACCGGGTGGAGGACAGCCTCGGCAAGATCCGGGAGCAGATGAAGGCCAGGGGGCTTTCCAACGAACTGGTCGAGGAGGGATTCCGGCGGCTCGACGAGCGGCTGGAGCGGTTCCGCGAGGCGGTGCGGAAATACGTGGAGCGGCAGCTTGAGCTCGAGAACTTCGACCAGGTGGAGAAGTTCAAGAACGAGCTTCTGTTCCAGAAGAGCTTCTATTCGCTGAACCAGGAGGACCAGCGCCGGATGCGCGAGATCGTCCAGCGGCTCGCCGAGCGGCTGAAGTCGGTCGTGCAGGCCCGGCGCAAGAAGATGAAGCGCGGCAAGTTCGACGCCAAGCGCACCTTCCGCAAGAACATCCAGTATGGCGGGGTCCCGTTCCGGCTGGTGTTCAACGACCGGATCATCGACAAGCCGGAACTGGTGATCCTGTGCGACATTTCCGACTCGGTGCGGTCCATGTCGCGGTTCTTCCTCCAGTTCATCTACTCGATCCAGTCGGTCTTCACCCGCGTGCGGAGCTACATCTTCGTGGCGGAACTGGGAGAGATCACGCCGCTGTTCAAGAACCAGGATGTCTCGGGCGCCATCGAGGAAGCGCTGTGGGGGGATATCATCAACCCCTATACCCATTCCGACTACGGCATGGCGCTGAAGATCTTCCACCGCGACCACTTCCACGTGGTGAACGACAAGAGTCACGTCATCGTGATCGGCGACGGGCGGAACAACTACAACGCGCCGAACGAATGGGTGCTGAAGGACATCAAGCAGCGGGCGAAATCGGTCACCTGGCTCAATCCCGAAGGCCGGGGGAATTGGGGCTTCGGCGATTCGGAGATGTTCCGCTACCTGCCGCACGTCACGCGGGCCGAGGTGGTGGGCAACCTGAACGATCTGGTCAGTGTGGTTGACCGGATCGTGATTGAGGGGTTCAGGTAG
- a CDS encoding cyclic nucleotide-binding domain-containing protein, producing MPVNPDSLLTLNVFCELDEDIVKALAGILIEKAVPSGTHLFLEDQKGETVFFIMEGKVGITRKGPDGGPVELYEAEEGDFLGEFSLFESGIRQVTATTKEDCQLLMLRRKDFLKFADRNAVAAFRFAWEMGRSCAEKIRGLEQILMDGFGRTLESKA from the coding sequence GTGCCGGTTAACCCCGACAGCTTGCTCACGCTGAACGTCTTTTGCGAACTGGACGAGGATATCGTCAAGGCGCTGGCCGGCATCCTGATCGAAAAGGCCGTGCCGTCGGGCACTCACCTGTTCCTTGAGGACCAGAAGGGCGAGACGGTCTTCTTCATCATGGAAGGCAAGGTGGGGATTACCCGCAAGGGCCCGGACGGCGGTCCGGTCGAGCTTTATGAGGCCGAGGAGGGCGACTTCCTGGGCGAGTTCTCGCTGTTCGAGTCGGGCATCCGGCAGGTGACGGCCACGACAAAAGAGGACTGCCAGCTCCTCATGCTCCGCCGCAAGGATTTCCTCAAGTTCGCCGACAGGAACGCGGTCGCCGCGTTCAGGTTTGCATGGGAGATGGGCCGCTCCTGCGCCGAGAAGATCCGGGGGCTTGAGCAGATCCTGATGGACGGCTTCGGCCGTACCCTGGAATCCAAGGCCTGA
- the nagZ gene encoding beta-N-acetylhexosaminidase — protein MNRPACYRRQPAEALVGQLFVMGFAGPAVADSYRRLVRNYGIGGTILFRQNIQNPGQVRDLTGEIRSLHPRHLPPVISVDQEAGLVTRLQKPFTEWTGNLSISRAARKLGRPELAFDVGRAIGLELNAAGFNTDFAPVVDVNSNPKNPIIGPRSFGDDPAWVGRLGALFIGGLQSAGIAACAKHFPGHGDTSQDSHIALPVVDRPVASLARTEWPPFRDAIRAGVASIMTAHVVFPSVDPGVPATLSRRIQRDILRRGLGFRGVVFTDDLMMAGISQGREPGRVAVDCLKAGCDVLLVCANFDSQPLYVEAVLKAVRDGELSERLVRRAAGRVLAFKRKFAAAGTGRVPPGVIGCERHQRLSALVREHGGETAWGKTDPTEAGRG, from the coding sequence TTGAACCGGCCGGCGTGCTACCGTCGCCAACCCGCCGAGGCCCTCGTGGGCCAGCTTTTCGTCATGGGCTTCGCCGGCCCGGCGGTGGCAGACAGCTACCGGAGACTCGTCAGGAATTACGGTATCGGCGGGACTATCCTGTTCCGCCAGAACATCCAGAACCCCGGCCAGGTGCGTGACCTCACCGGCGAGATCCGCTCCCTCCATCCCCGGCACCTGCCGCCCGTTATCTCCGTCGATCAGGAGGCAGGGCTGGTCACCCGGCTCCAGAAACCGTTTACCGAATGGACGGGCAATCTCTCCATCAGCCGCGCCGCCCGGAAACTGGGCCGCCCGGAACTGGCATTCGACGTGGGGAGGGCGATCGGGCTGGAACTGAACGCCGCCGGGTTCAACACCGACTTCGCGCCGGTGGTGGACGTCAACTCCAATCCGAAGAACCCGATCATCGGGCCGCGCAGTTTCGGCGACGATCCGGCCTGGGTGGGCAGGCTGGGCGCGCTGTTCATCGGGGGGCTCCAGTCGGCGGGCATCGCCGCCTGCGCGAAGCACTTCCCCGGCCACGGCGACACGAGCCAGGATTCCCACATCGCGCTGCCGGTGGTGGACCGGCCGGTGGCATCGCTCGCCCGGACCGAGTGGCCGCCTTTCCGCGACGCCATCCGTGCCGGCGTAGCCAGCATCATGACCGCGCATGTCGTGTTCCCGTCAGTGGATCCTGGCGTCCCGGCGACGCTTTCGCGCAGGATACAGCGGGACATCCTGCGCCGGGGTCTGGGCTTCAGGGGCGTGGTGTTCACCGATGACCTGATGATGGCGGGGATCAGCCAGGGGCGCGAACCCGGCCGTGTGGCGGTGGACTGCCTCAAGGCGGGGTGCGACGTGCTGCTCGTCTGCGCGAACTTCGACAGCCAGCCGCTTTATGTCGAGGCGGTCCTGAAGGCGGTCCGCGACGGCGAACTGTCCGAACGGCTTGTGCGCCGGGCCGCCGGGCGGGTGCTCGCGTTCAAGCGGAAGTTCGCCGCCGCAGGCACCGGCCGGGTGCCGCCGGGGGTGATCGGCTGCGAGCGCCACCAGCGCCTCTCGGCGCTCGTCCGCGAGCATGGAGGGGAGACCGCCTGGGGAAAGACGGACCCGACCGAAGCGGGAAGGGGATAG
- a CDS encoding DMT family transporter, producing MAEGPHTVPVRLDPPRQVTDKTPWQRFTTSGPMLLFAASICFAWMAVSVRGLTRFSPSETTFLRFAIGLVVLVIFHRLTLMPLRFVNRPMLVVRGLLGAGAVILYFTCIQRTSAATATLLNNSYPLFAMIAGFFVGTVTVNLRLLALVGMSLAGMVIVANPAWGNVGTGAAYGIASAAMAGAALIVIEKIRETDSAQATFFSMCVGGVIIGLAGMVFHDRGMLVPTGPEWGWIILLGLTSTAAQLMMNHALFYVKATQGSVVCVTTTAFTAVFAYFTFGEKVAWNFYPGAALILTSAVISALTMARHPAERPAEPPAAEPERSAA from the coding sequence ATGGCCGAAGGCCCACATACGGTCCCCGTCCGGCTGGACCCACCCCGCCAGGTGACGGACAAGACACCCTGGCAGCGGTTCACGACCAGCGGCCCCATGCTCCTTTTTGCCGCCAGCATCTGCTTTGCCTGGATGGCCGTCTCGGTCCGCGGCCTCACCCGGTTCTCGCCGAGCGAGACGACCTTCCTCCGGTTCGCCATCGGCCTCGTTGTGCTGGTGATCTTCCACCGGCTCACGCTGATGCCGCTCAGGTTCGTCAATCGCCCGATGCTCGTCGTCCGCGGGCTGCTCGGCGCCGGGGCCGTGATTCTCTATTTCACCTGCATCCAGCGGACCAGCGCCGCCACGGCGACGCTGCTCAACAACTCCTATCCGCTGTTTGCAATGATCGCCGGGTTCTTCGTCGGGACGGTGACGGTGAACCTGCGGCTTCTGGCCCTCGTCGGGATGTCGCTGGCCGGCATGGTGATCGTCGCCAACCCCGCCTGGGGAAATGTTGGCACGGGAGCGGCTTATGGCATCGCGTCGGCGGCGATGGCCGGCGCCGCGCTGATCGTGATCGAGAAGATCCGCGAGACCGACTCCGCGCAGGCGACCTTTTTTTCCATGTGCGTGGGCGGCGTCATCATCGGGCTTGCCGGCATGGTGTTCCATGACCGGGGGATGCTGGTGCCCACCGGGCCCGAATGGGGCTGGATCATCCTCCTCGGACTCACCTCCACGGCGGCGCAGCTCATGATGAACCACGCCCTCTTTTACGTGAAGGCGACACAAGGGTCGGTCGTCTGCGTGACGACGACCGCCTTCACCGCCGTCTTTGCCTATTTCACCTTCGGCGAGAAAGTCGCGTGGAACTTCTATCCTGGCGCCGCGCTCATCCTGACGAGCGCCGTCATCTCGGCGCTCACGATGGCCCGCCACCCGGCGGAAAGGCCCGCCGAGCCGCCCGCCGCCGAACCGGAGCGGAGCGCCGCCTAG